From Danio rerio strain Tuebingen ecotype United States chromosome 7, GRCz12tu, whole genome shotgun sequence, the proteins below share one genomic window:
- the LOC103908683 gene encoding uncharacterized protein: MSASSKSSVRSARSGKSSASSESVTRARARAEAAKVRASYASQEAKLKIEKATREAQNQLETVKLDTELEVLTLQREADVAAVEAQVLEDAEIEMHAAAEKEESEEKVKIERTSEYVNSQLNLTSHLPSASFSALPNAPASHADNSFITWSPPLKDPPHKQSINDKPKYQDADFVHLPAANLSSPSTGIIKSEVDRTNPSMNIHAKPYIPQCIPQTSTPPQAEPLAQYLARRDLVCSGLYQFDDKPENYRSWCSSFTSAAREVNLTATQELDLMTKWLGRESGEMVRRIRSVHVSNPNLALYKAWERLRECYAAPEIIERSLFQRLDSFPRITAKDHIKLRELGDLLMEIQGAKEDGYLTSLLYLDTSRGIAPIVDKLPYGLQDKWVTSGSWYKESHGRFPPFDYFCSFVCHEAKKRNDPSFMYQSSAMTTVKSDKFTGKSFHTNKPISVHKTDVCAVKEDPNKICPLHNKPHPLKKCRTFRNKLLDDRKAFLKEKGICFKCCSSISHHAKECKSFVKCFECNSTNHDTAMHPGPSPQVVKSLPPSQEDGGEGEDNSDMTSVNTSCTEVCGPGQWGRSCSKICLVKLYPKGNKDMAIKAYVILDDQSNRSLARPEFFELFNLESEPFTYNLRTCSGTVETSGRKAEGFQIESLDGRVLISLPPLIECHEIMNNRFEIPTPNAVLHQPHLRHIAKYIPDLEPEAEILLLLGRDVIRAHKVRQQVNGPNNAPRFAQRLDLGWVVIGEVCLGNVHKPTVNTFKTSVLETGRHSIFQPCTSFMQVREKQQSSVFKKATEMTLGQTVFCKTEHDNKPAPSVEDTTFLKIMDTNVFRNESNSWVAPLPFREPRQRLPNNKEQAINRFSSLQRTLKRKPEMQQQYVEFMEKIFTNGHAEVAPPLKEEDECWYLPTFGVYHPQKPNQIRVVFDSSACYSGVSLNDVLLTGPDLNNSLVGVLLRFRKERVAILADIQQMFHCFLVRDDHRNFLRFLWYKDNDVNKEIIEYRMNVHVFGNRPSPAVAIYGLRRAIREGAKDHGEDTIKFVERHFYVDDGVVSVPSEAEAIDLLQRTQASLAESNLRLHKFASNSQIVMEAFPPEDCAPVIKDLDLSGETSPTQRSLGLLWEISTDTFTYSTSTTTKPFTRRGVLSTVNSVFDPLGLLAPVTIQGRALLRELTSESADWDTSLPEVKLNKWVAWRSSLQELEKLHVSRTYTKTSLTEAVHTELCVFSDASTKAIGAVAYLKVLQKDGQVEVGFVMGKAKLAPLSEPTIPRLELCAAVLAVEMADLIKDELDLELNDIKFFTDSKVVLGYIYNESKRFYVYVHIESSASDSPQDLSNGTMYVLRKIQQIMRRDPYLHHAWRRLPGSPVPPSFNSHLQKKQNQVKCLS; this comes from the coding sequence ATGTCCGCAAGCAGCAAGTCGTCTGTGCGCAGTGCTAGAAGTGGCAAGTCATCTGCTTCATCAGAGAGTGTAACCCGTGCTCGGGCCAGAGCCGAAGCTGCTAAAGTCAGAGCATCATACGCTAGCCAAGAGGCTAAACTGAAGATAGAAAAGGCCACAAGAGAAGCGCAAAATCAGCTAGAAACAGTAAAATTAGACACTGAACTGGAAGTGTTAACACTACAACGAGAAGCTGATGTAGCTGCTGTTGAGGCACAAGTACTGGAAGATGCTGAAATAGAAATGCATGCTGCAGCTGAAAAAGAAGAATCCGAAGAGAAAGTAAAAATTGAACGCACAAGTGAATATGTAAATTCTCAATTAAACCTTACAAGTCATTTACCCTCTGCAAGCTTTTCAGCCTTGCCTAACGCTCCAGCATCTCATGCTGACAACAGCTTCATAACATGGAGTCCTCCATTAAAAGACCCTCCACATAAACAATCTATTAATGACAAGCCAAAGTATCAGGATGCTGATTTTGTACACTTACCTGCTGCAAACCTGTCTAGTCCATCCACGGGTATTATAAAATCTGAAGTTGACAGGACAAACCCCTCTATGAACATACATGCGAAGCCATATATTCCTCAGTGCATTCCTCAAACTAGCACGCCACCCCAGGCAGAGCCTTTGGCGCAGTATTTAGCACGACGTGATCTTGTTTGTTCAGGACTGTACCAATTTGACGATAAGCCTGAGAATTATCGATCATGGTGTTCTTCATTCACAAGTGCAGCTCGTGAAGTTAACCTCACAGCAACCCAGGAACTGGACCTCATGACTAAATGGCTTGGGAGGGAATCTGGTGAAATGGTGAGGCGCATCCGTTCAGTGCATGTCAGCAATCCCAATCTTGCATTGTATAAGGCATGGGAAAGACTACGGGAGTGCTATGCTGCACCAGAAATCATTGAAAGGTCACTATTTCAGCGCTTGGACAGTTTTCCTCGGATCACAGCTAAAGACCACATCAAATTACGTGAACTCGGAGATTTGCTTATGGAAATCCAAGGTGCTAAAGAAGATGGTTATCTCACAAGCCTATTGTACCTTGACACCTCACGTGGGATTGCACCAATTGTAGATAAACTTCCGTATGGGCTTCAGGACAAATGGGTGACTTCGGGGTCATGGTATAAAGAAAGTCATGGCCGTTTTCCTCCATTTGACTATTTTTGCAGCTTTGTGTGTCATGAAGCGAAGAAGCGAAATGACCCTAGCTTTATGTATCAAAGCAGTGCTATGACAACTGTTAAATCAGACAAATTCACTGGGAAAAGTTTTCACACCAACAAACCCATCTCTGTTCACAAAACAGATGTGTGTGCAGTCAAGGAAGACCCTAACAAAATCTGTCCATTACACAATAAACCACACCCATTGAAAAAATGCAGAACATTCAGAAACAAACTCCTTGATGACAGAAAAGCCTTCCTTAAGGAGAAAGGAATATGTTTTAAATGCTGTTCCTCAATTTCTCATCACGCCAAGGAATGTAAGTCTTTTGTGAAATGTTTTGAATGCAACAGCACTAATCATGATACAGCGATGCACCCTGGCCCGTCGCCTCAAGTAGTCAAATCTCTTCCACCATCACAAGAGGACGGCGGGGAGGGAGAGGATAATTCTGATATGACGTCTGTCAATACAAGCTGCACGGAGGTTTGTGGTCCTGGTCAGTGGGGTCGCTCATGTTCAAAAATCTGCCTTGTAAAGCTGTACCCAAAGGGTAACAAGGACATGGCCATAAAAGCCTATGTAATTCTGGATGACCAGAGCAACCGTTCATTAGCCAGACCAGAATTCTTTGAGCTGTTCAATTTGGAGAGTGAGCCGTTCACATATAATCTTAGAACTTGCTCTGGAACTGTAGAAACATCTGGCAGGAAAGCAGAAGGATTCCAGATTGAGTCTCTGGATGGCAGAGTTCTCATATCTCTTCCACCACTCATTGAGTGTCATGAAATCATGAACAATCGGTTTGAAATTCCAACTCCAAATGCAGTTCTTCACCAGCCTCATCTACGACACATTGCCAAGTACATTCCAGACCTAGAACCAGAAGCAGAAATACTTTTGCTGCTAGGAAGAGATGTGATTAGAGCACACAAGGTCAGGCAGCAGGTCAACGGACCAAACAACGCCCCCAGGTTTGCTCAACGTCTGGACCTGGGATGGGTGGTAATAGGAGAGGTGTGCCTGGGTAATGTACACAAGCCCACAGTTAACACATTTAAAACCAGTGTCCTGGAAACTGGTCGTCACTCAATTTTTCAACCCTGTACAAGCTTTATGCAGGTCAGAGAGAAACAACAGAGCAGTGTGTTTAAAAAGGCAACTGAGATGACACTTGGACAGACAGTGTTTTGCAAAACCGAGCATGACAATAAACCTGCCCCTTCTGTGGAGGACACAACCTTCTTGAAAATTATGGACACAAATGTCTTCAGAAATGAATCTAACAGCTGGGTAGCTCCTCTACCATTCAGAGAACCACGCCAACGCTTGCCAAACAACAAGGAGCAAGCTATTAATCGATTCTCAAGCCTGCAACGAACCCTCAAGAGAAAACCTGAGATGCAGCAACAGTATGTGGAATTCATGGAAAAGATCTTTACCAACGGACATGCTGAGGTAGCACCACCACTAAAAGAAGAGGATGAGTGCTGGTATCTTCCCACATTTGGGGTCTACCACCCCCAAAAACCCAATCAGATCAGAGTGGTTTTCGATTCTAGTGCTTGTTACTCTGGTGTCTCTCTCAATGATGTGCTCCTCACTGGCCCTGACCTGAATAATTCCCTTGTTGGTGTCCTGCTACGTTTTCGGAAAGAGAGGGTTGCAATCCTAGCTGATATTCAGCAAATGTTTCATTGTTTTTTGGTGCGTGATGATCACCGCAACTTTCTCCGTTTCCTATGGTACAAGGACAACGATGTCAACAAGGAAATTATTGAGTATCGAATGAATGTCCACGTCTTCGGCAATCGTCCATCACCTGCCGTGGCAATTTACGGACTACGGAGAGCCATCAGAGAAGGTGCAAAAGATCATGGTGAAGATACCATAAAGTTTGTGGAAAGACATTTCTACGTCGATGATGGTGTGGTATCTGTACCATCTGAAGCTGAGGCTATCGATTTGCTCCAACGAACACAGGCTTCATTAGCTGAGTCAAACCTACGTTTGCACAAGTTTGCTTCAAACTCTCAGATTGTTATGGAAGCTTTTCCTCCTGAAGATTGTGCTCCAGTGATTAAGGACTTAGATCTGAGTGGAGAAACTTCTCCCACACAACGGAGTTTAGGTCTGTTATGGGAGATCTCAACTGACACATTCACCTACTCCACATCCACCACTACCAAACCATTCACCCGTCGTGGAGTTCTCTCCACTGTCAACAGTGTTTTTGACCCTCTGGGTCTACTGGCACCTGTCACGATCCAGGGAAGAGCCCTTCTTAGAGAACTTACCTCTGAAAGTGCAGACTGGGACACATCCCTTCCGGAGGTCAAACTAAACAAATGGGTGGCCTGGAGAAGTTCTCTTCAAGAGCTAGAAAAGCTTCACGTCTCACGTACATACACTAAAACCTCACTAACTGAAGCAGTGCATACAGAATTGTGTGTGTTCTCTGATGCATCAACCAAGGCCATAGGTGCTGTGGCATACCTGAAAGTGCTTCAGAAAGATGGGCAAGTTGAAGTAGGGTTTGTTATGGGCAAGGCGAAACTAGCACCCCTGTCTGAACCTACGATTCCCAGGCTTGAGCTGTGTGCTGCTGTCTTAGCAGTTGAGATGGCAGATCTCATTAAGGATGAGCTAGATCTGGAATTAAATGACATAAAGTTCTTTACAGACAGCAAAGTGGTCCTTGGCTACATTTATAATGAGTCAAAGCGATTCTATGTGTATGTTCACATAGAGTCCAGCGCATCCGACAGTCCTCAAGACCTGAGCAATGGCACTATGTACGTACTGAGGAAAATCCAGCAGATCATGCGTCGCGATCCTTACCTGCATCATGCCTGGCGCAGACTTCCTGGTTCACCGGTCCCTCCTTCCTTCAACAGCCACCTgcagaaaaaacaaaatcaagtaAAATGTTTGAGCTAA